A single genomic interval of Nonomuraea rubra harbors:
- a CDS encoding alpha/beta hydrolase, whose protein sequence is MGPREQRDGLVGERRSTENVSIYAAPARATDLGGLPPAFIDCGSAEVFRDEDVDYAMGLWKAGGQADLHVWPGGFHGFDLLAPHSALAQAMVAARNAWVARVLGQ, encoded by the coding sequence GTGGGACCGCGCGAGCAACGTGATGGGCTGGTCGGCGAGCGGCGGAGCACGGAGAACGTCTCGATCTACGCCGCCCCGGCCCGCGCGACCGATCTGGGCGGACTGCCGCCCGCGTTCATCGACTGCGGCTCCGCCGAGGTCTTCCGCGACGAGGACGTCGACTACGCCATGGGGCTGTGGAAGGCGGGCGGCCAGGCCGATCTGCACGTGTGGCCGGGCGGGTTCCACGGCTTCGACCTGCTCGCCCCGCACTCGGCGCTCGCCCAGGCGATGGTCGCGGCACGGAACGCCTGGGTGGCACGCGTGCTCGGTCAGTGA
- a CDS encoding SDR family NAD(P)-dependent oxidoreductase, translating into MVPMVTQGAYVASKFASLGFSMVLRDELRGTDIGVSVLCPGTVATRLGVTAGEGEAKLLGKEMDVQVIERNSTLLAAGADPGKVGEQVVEAIRARQFMIVTHRERAPLVERVHAEQARAFSEFDGRHGVDATARMLASGIDLDQA; encoded by the coding sequence ATGGTGCCGATGGTCACCCAGGGCGCGTACGTCGCCTCCAAGTTCGCCAGCCTCGGGTTCTCGATGGTGCTGCGCGACGAGTTGCGGGGCACCGACATCGGGGTGTCGGTCCTCTGCCCCGGTACGGTGGCCACTCGGCTGGGGGTCACCGCAGGCGAGGGCGAGGCGAAACTGCTGGGCAAGGAGATGGACGTCCAGGTCATCGAGCGCAACAGCACCCTGCTGGCGGCCGGCGCCGACCCCGGCAAGGTCGGAGAGCAGGTGGTCGAGGCGATCCGGGCCCGGCAGTTCATGATCGTCACCCATCGCGAGAGGGCACCGCTCGTCGAACGCGTGCACGCGGAGCAGGCCCGCGCCTTCAGCGAGTTCGACGGCCGCCACGGGGTGGACGCGACCGCGCGGATGCTGGCCTCGGGGATCGACCTCGACCAGGCCTAG
- a CDS encoding LppU/SCO3897 family protein, with protein sequence MLRQVTRTVVSVEMPDRSGIPKNAKAGDCLKAGKNTEHEVVACTDPDSIQRITHVFTDMTMAAFDARMANGGDVCPEGERTIAYSEGDDNAKATVYCLAWAATAAASQHARAEADEVSSPAVDFYQTAKVNDCVTGGSYTDYKVVPCADATAAWKITKKTVATRAKLDSESPDNSRCARNEIMVSHWSSEHPEAQANVFCLVRTR encoded by the coding sequence GTGCTCCGCCAAGTCACGCGCACCGTCGTCTCGGTTGAGATGCCGGACCGGTCGGGCATACCAAAGAACGCCAAAGCCGGCGACTGCCTAAAGGCCGGCAAGAACACAGAGCACGAGGTCGTCGCCTGTACAGACCCAGATTCAATCCAGAGGATCACACATGTCTTCACCGACATGACCATGGCCGCCTTTGACGCCAGAATGGCCAACGGCGGCGACGTCTGCCCCGAAGGCGAGAGGACTATCGCCTATTCAGAAGGAGATGACAATGCCAAGGCGACCGTTTACTGCCTAGCATGGGCCGCTACCGCGGCAGCAAGTCAGCACGCCAGAGCGGAAGCCGACGAGGTTAGTTCCCCAGCAGTCGACTTCTACCAAACCGCTAAGGTCAACGACTGCGTTACCGGCGGCAGCTACACGGACTACAAGGTGGTTCCGTGCGCTGACGCAACTGCTGCATGGAAGATCACTAAGAAGACTGTCGCAACCCGTGCAAAGTTGGATTCCGAGTCGCCGGACAACAGTCGATGCGCCCGGAATGAGATCATGGTTAGCCACTGGAGTAGCGAACATCCAGAGGCGCAAGCCAACGTGTTTTGTCTAGTCCGCACACGATGA
- a CDS encoding AAA family ATPase, giving the protein MGEVAELNGPALLCIVGPPAVGKMTVAYEIAQLTGMKVFHNHLAIEPVLRFFEFGSEPYVRLVGEFRRRVFEEVAASDLAGLIFTFVWAFDVPEDEAELERYAAPFRNREGRVFYLELSASQEVRLERNKGELRLAEKPSKRDLDWSRQNLLEMDAKYQLNSNGAFKDRADYLQIDNTELSAAAVAQLAINHFGLR; this is encoded by the coding sequence GTGGGTGAGGTTGCGGAGTTGAACGGTCCTGCTCTGTTGTGCATTGTTGGGCCTCCAGCGGTTGGCAAGATGACGGTCGCCTATGAGATCGCACAGCTGACCGGGATGAAGGTCTTTCACAACCATTTGGCCATCGAGCCGGTGCTGCGGTTTTTCGAGTTCGGCAGCGAGCCTTACGTGCGTCTCGTTGGCGAGTTCAGACGACGGGTCTTTGAGGAGGTGGCCGCTAGCGATCTGGCTGGTCTGATCTTCACGTTCGTGTGGGCGTTCGACGTTCCTGAGGACGAGGCAGAGCTGGAGCGTTACGCTGCTCCCTTCCGTAACAGGGAAGGACGGGTCTTCTACCTGGAGCTGTCCGCGAGCCAGGAGGTGCGTCTGGAGCGAAACAAGGGAGAGCTTCGCCTGGCTGAGAAGCCGTCGAAACGTGATCTCGACTGGTCGCGGCAAAACCTCCTGGAGATGGACGCCAAGTACCAGCTGAACTCGAATGGCGCGTTCAAGGATCGGGCCGACTACTTGCAGATCGACAATACCGAGCTGTCGGCGGCCGCAGTCGCGCAGCTAGCCATCAACCACTTCGGTCTGAGATAG
- the dcd gene encoding dCTP deaminase, producing the protein MLLSDRDILAAIDAGRLGIDPFDPEMIQPSSIDVRLDRFFRVFENHRYPHIDPSVEQPDLTRMVEPQGDEPFILHPGEFVLASTYEVVSLPDDLASRLEGKSSLGRLGLLTHSTAGFIDPGFSGHVTLELSNVATLPIKLWPGMKIGQLCVFRLSSPAEHPYGSSKYGSRYQGQRGPTPSRSFRNFHRTKI; encoded by the coding sequence GTGTTGCTATCTGACCGTGACATCCTCGCTGCGATCGACGCCGGCCGCCTGGGCATCGACCCGTTCGACCCGGAGATGATCCAGCCGTCCAGCATCGACGTACGGCTCGACCGCTTCTTCCGGGTGTTCGAGAACCACCGGTACCCGCACATCGACCCGTCCGTCGAGCAGCCGGATCTCACGCGGATGGTGGAGCCCCAGGGGGACGAGCCGTTCATCCTCCACCCGGGTGAGTTCGTGCTGGCCTCCACGTACGAGGTCGTGAGCCTGCCCGACGATCTGGCTTCGCGGCTGGAGGGGAAGAGCTCGCTGGGGCGGCTGGGGTTGCTGACGCATTCGACGGCCGGGTTCATCGATCCGGGGTTCAGCGGGCATGTGACGCTGGAGTTGTCGAACGTGGCGACGTTGCCGATCAAGTTGTGGCCCGGGATGAAGATCGGGCAGCTGTGCGTGTTCAGGCTGAGCTCTCCGGCCGAGCACCCATACGGGTCCAGCAAGTACGGGTCCCGCTACCAGGGGCAGCGCGGCCCGACCCCGTCCCGGTCGTTCCGGAACTTCCACCGGACCAAGATCTGA
- a CDS encoding DUF47 domain-containing protein, which translates to MRLRLTPREDSYYDLFADSANNLVTASRLLVEIISDGSDREALAEKMRACEHAGDERTHAIMNRLNESFITPFDREDIYRLASNLDDVMDAMEAASDLIVLYQLDHLPKDVVRQVEVLERAAELTAEAMPRLRSMKNLNEYWIEVNRLENQGDQVYRRLLAKLFSGEYDALTVMKMKEVVDALEEAADAFEHVANTVESIAVKES; encoded by the coding sequence GTGCGTCTGCGTCTCACGCCACGTGAGGACAGCTACTACGACCTGTTCGCCGACTCGGCGAACAACCTGGTCACAGCATCCCGCCTGCTGGTAGAGATCATCAGCGACGGCTCGGACAGGGAAGCCCTGGCCGAGAAGATGCGCGCCTGCGAGCACGCCGGTGACGAACGCACCCATGCGATCATGAACCGGCTCAATGAGAGCTTCATCACTCCGTTCGACCGCGAGGACATCTACCGGCTGGCCTCGAACCTCGACGACGTGATGGACGCCATGGAGGCCGCCTCCGACCTCATCGTCCTCTACCAGCTCGACCACCTCCCCAAGGACGTCGTACGCCAGGTGGAGGTGCTGGAGCGGGCCGCCGAGCTGACCGCCGAGGCGATGCCGCGCCTGCGGTCGATGAAGAACCTCAACGAGTACTGGATCGAGGTCAACCGCCTGGAGAACCAGGGCGACCAGGTCTACAGGAGGCTGCTGGCCAAGCTGTTCAGCGGTGAGTACGACGCTCTCACCGTCATGAAGATGAAGGAGGTCGTCGACGCCTTGGAGGAGGCGGCCGACGCCTTCGAGCACGTGGCCAACACCGTCGAGTCGATCGCGGTCAAGGAAAGCTAG
- a CDS encoding inorganic phosphate transporter: MDLTLGLVIGVVVIALVFDYTNGFHDAANAIATSVSTRALTPRAALFMAAAMNFIGAHLGTQVAQTVGKGIIDAPNGSHGLVIVAAGLIGAITWNLITWYFGLPSSSSHALIGGLVGSALASASVVHWDGVLEKVVIPMILSPLVGFSLAALIMIAIYWIFRNSQPGRTNRGFRYAQTVSAAAMALGHGLQDAQKTMGVIFLALTVGGFAQPTDPIPQWVILAAAGAISLGTYAGGWRIMRTLGRRIIALDPPQGFAAESAAATVLYGAAIGFGAPISTTHTITSAIMGVGATKRLSAVRWGVAGNIVTAWILTIPAAALVAAVSYFVLHAIVEG, translated from the coding sequence GTGGACCTCACGCTCGGCCTCGTCATCGGCGTAGTCGTCATCGCCCTGGTGTTCGACTACACCAACGGCTTCCACGACGCGGCGAATGCGATCGCCACCTCCGTCTCGACCCGGGCCCTGACCCCCAGGGCCGCGCTGTTCATGGCCGCGGCCATGAACTTCATCGGCGCCCACCTGGGCACCCAGGTCGCCCAGACGGTTGGCAAGGGCATCATCGACGCTCCGAACGGCTCACATGGCCTGGTCATCGTGGCCGCCGGGCTGATCGGCGCGATCACGTGGAACCTGATCACCTGGTACTTCGGGCTGCCCTCCTCCTCCAGTCACGCCCTCATCGGCGGTCTGGTGGGCTCCGCGCTGGCCTCGGCCAGCGTGGTGCACTGGGACGGCGTCCTGGAGAAGGTGGTCATCCCGATGATCCTGTCACCGCTGGTCGGGTTCTCCCTGGCCGCGTTGATCATGATCGCAATATACTGGATCTTCCGCAACAGCCAGCCGGGCCGCACCAACCGCGGCTTCCGCTACGCGCAGACCGTCTCGGCCGCCGCCATGGCGCTCGGGCACGGCCTCCAGGACGCGCAGAAGACGATGGGCGTCATCTTCCTGGCGCTCACCGTCGGCGGGTTCGCCCAGCCCACGGATCCCATCCCGCAGTGGGTCATCCTCGCCGCGGCGGGGGCGATCTCGCTCGGGACGTACGCGGGCGGCTGGCGCATCATGCGTACGCTGGGGCGGCGCATCATCGCGCTGGACCCGCCCCAGGGGTTCGCCGCGGAGTCGGCGGCGGCGACCGTCCTGTACGGGGCCGCCATCGGGTTCGGGGCGCCCATCTCCACCACGCACACGATCACCTCGGCGATCATGGGCGTGGGGGCCACCAAGCGGCTCAGTGCCGTGCGGTGGGGCGTCGCGGGGAACATCGTGACCGCCTGGATCCTGACCATCCCCGCCGCCGCACTCGTGGCGGCCGTGTCCTACTTCGTCCTGCACGCCATCGTCGAGGGGTGA
- the mshD gene encoding mycothiol synthase, whose protein sequence is MGAHVEIKERLGDRDVAEVLGVVEKATEADGVRPLNEHVMLHLRYGGDPRARSLLLWTDDGTLAGYAHVDPTDEVEGPSVELVIHPSHRRRGHGARLLRAVLELTGGTVRLWAHGDHAGAGALAASFGFERVRSLWQMRRSLFAPLAPYPLPDGVTLRTFVPGQDEEAWLKVNAAAFAHHPEQGAWTMDDLLRREQEPWFDPEGFFLAFRGDRLAGFHWTKIHGSSEHGHEPLGEVYVVGVDPTQQGAGLGRSLTVAGLVHLRARGLAQAMLYVDETNTAAIRVYESLGFNRWDVDVMYAPA, encoded by the coding sequence GTGGGTGCGCACGTGGAGATCAAGGAACGGCTCGGCGACCGTGACGTCGCCGAGGTGCTGGGCGTCGTAGAGAAGGCCACCGAGGCGGACGGCGTCCGCCCGCTCAACGAGCACGTGATGCTCCATCTGCGCTACGGAGGTGACCCGCGCGCTCGGTCGTTGCTGCTGTGGACGGACGACGGCACGCTGGCCGGCTACGCGCACGTGGACCCCACCGACGAGGTCGAGGGGCCGAGCGTGGAGCTGGTCATCCACCCGTCCCATCGGCGCCGGGGGCACGGCGCGCGGCTGCTGCGAGCCGTGCTGGAGCTGACCGGAGGCACCGTGCGGCTGTGGGCGCACGGCGACCACGCGGGCGCCGGGGCGCTGGCCGCGTCCTTCGGCTTCGAGCGGGTGCGCTCGCTCTGGCAGATGCGCCGCTCCCTGTTCGCCCCGCTGGCGCCCTACCCGCTCCCGGACGGCGTGACGCTGCGCACGTTCGTGCCCGGGCAGGACGAGGAGGCGTGGCTCAAGGTGAACGCCGCCGCCTTCGCCCACCACCCCGAGCAGGGCGCGTGGACGATGGACGACCTGCTGCGGCGCGAGCAGGAGCCCTGGTTCGACCCCGAGGGCTTCTTCCTCGCCTTCCGCGGCGACCGGCTGGCCGGCTTCCACTGGACGAAGATCCACGGCTCGTCCGAGCACGGCCACGAGCCGCTGGGCGAGGTGTACGTGGTCGGCGTGGACCCCACCCAGCAGGGCGCCGGCCTCGGCCGGTCGCTCACCGTGGCCGGCCTGGTCCACCTGCGGGCCCGTGGTCTCGCCCAGGCGATGCTGTACGTGGACGAGACCAACACGGCGGCGATCAGGGTGTACGAGTCGCTCGGGTTCAACCGATGGGACGTGGACGTGATGTACGCCCCCGCGTAG
- a CDS encoding bifunctional metallophosphatase/5'-nucleotidase — protein MTSRTLLRLISAGAAAAAGIALAVAPALASTGPHDDRGSHGSRTVPVRLLSINDLHGNLEPPSGSSSRILDPDGPLVDADGTLTGIAGGRYSIAGGVAYLATHIKQAQNRNTLLVAAGDLIGASPLISAAYHDEPTLEVLGSLGLDTTSAGNHEFDEGYAELRRLMNGGCHPVDGCSPAGEWQGTGFDFLAANVLKEGTDQYALPPYHVKTINGVKVGFIGLVTATTPTIVTAEGIKGLQFTEEVAAANRASAYLARKGVKAQVVLVHEGDSITPNQSPDACSVNTANAGSRIARELNPQIDLVISGHSHQAYICKTADPAGQDRYYTQGSSFGRVLTQIDLQIDKRTRDVIRSSVKADNKVVTRTVTPDPQVEAQVQTWKTRSAEVADRKLGTITADISNVVNNTSAATTKPETPLGDLIADSQLEAAKAGGAEIALMNPGGIRTSLTYAQKGSEGDGVVTYGEAFEVQPFSNIVQVRTYTGAQLKALLEQQVWTPNPATGAISHRILQVSSSLTYTFDTTKPVGSRVSDIKLNGTPVTDTQSIKIAANNFLMGGGDGFSVFTQSSDTWSGPIDLDAFTAYLSARSPISPSPADRITFVK, from the coding sequence ATGACGTCACGCACCCTCCTCCGGCTGATCTCGGCCGGAGCCGCGGCCGCGGCCGGGATCGCCCTCGCCGTGGCACCCGCCCTCGCCTCGACCGGTCCCCATGACGACCGCGGCAGCCATGGCAGCAGGACCGTCCCGGTCCGCCTGCTCAGCATCAACGACCTGCACGGCAACCTGGAGCCCCCGTCCGGCTCCTCCAGCCGCATCCTCGACCCCGACGGGCCCCTGGTCGACGCGGACGGCACCCTGACCGGCATCGCCGGCGGCAGGTACTCGATCGCCGGTGGCGTCGCCTACCTGGCGACGCACATCAAGCAGGCGCAGAACAGGAACACGCTGCTCGTGGCGGCCGGTGACCTGATCGGCGCGTCGCCGCTGATCTCCGCCGCCTACCACGACGAGCCCACGCTGGAGGTGCTCGGCTCCCTCGGGCTGGACACCACGTCGGCGGGCAACCACGAGTTCGACGAGGGCTACGCCGAGCTGCGGCGCCTCATGAACGGCGGCTGCCACCCCGTGGACGGCTGCTCGCCCGCGGGCGAGTGGCAGGGCACCGGCTTCGACTTCCTGGCCGCCAACGTGCTGAAGGAAGGCACGGACCAGTACGCGCTGCCGCCCTACCACGTCAAGACGATCAACGGCGTGAAGGTCGGCTTCATCGGCCTGGTCACCGCGACGACGCCGACCATCGTCACCGCGGAGGGCATCAAGGGCCTGCAGTTCACCGAGGAGGTCGCCGCGGCGAACAGGGCCTCGGCCTACCTGGCGCGCAAGGGGGTCAAGGCGCAGGTCGTGCTGGTGCACGAGGGCGACTCGATCACCCCGAACCAGAGCCCGGACGCCTGCTCGGTGAACACCGCGAACGCGGGCTCGCGCATCGCCAGGGAGCTGAACCCGCAGATCGACCTGGTCATCAGCGGCCACTCGCACCAGGCCTACATCTGCAAGACCGCCGACCCCGCGGGCCAGGACCGCTACTACACGCAGGGGTCGTCGTTCGGCCGGGTGCTCACCCAGATCGACCTGCAGATCGACAAGCGCACCAGGGACGTGATCCGGTCCTCGGTGAAGGCGGACAACAAGGTCGTCACGCGGACGGTCACCCCTGACCCGCAGGTCGAGGCGCAGGTCCAGACGTGGAAGACGCGCAGCGCCGAGGTCGCCGACCGCAAGCTCGGCACCATCACCGCCGACATCTCCAACGTGGTCAACAACACCTCCGCCGCGACGACGAAGCCGGAGACGCCGCTCGGCGACCTCATCGCCGACTCCCAGCTCGAAGCCGCCAAGGCGGGCGGGGCGGAGATCGCGCTGATGAACCCCGGCGGCATCCGCACGTCGCTGACGTACGCGCAGAAGGGCTCCGAGGGCGACGGCGTCGTCACCTACGGCGAGGCGTTCGAGGTCCAGCCGTTCAGCAACATCGTGCAGGTGCGGACGTACACGGGCGCGCAGCTCAAGGCCCTGCTGGAGCAGCAGGTCTGGACGCCCAACCCGGCCACGGGCGCGATCTCGCACCGCATCCTGCAGGTGTCGTCGTCGCTCACGTACACGTTCGACACGACCAAGCCCGTGGGCTCGCGCGTGTCCGACATCAAGCTGAACGGGACGCCGGTCACGGACACCCAGTCCATCAAGATCGCCGCCAACAACTTCCTCATGGGCGGCGGTGACGGCTTCTCCGTGTTCACGCAGAGCAGTGACACCTGGAGCGGCCCGATCGACCTGGACGCGTTCACGGCCTACCTGAGCGCCCGCTCGCCCATCAGCCCGTCCCCCGCCGACCGGATCACCTTCGTCAAGTGA
- a CDS encoding pyrophosphatase, with protein sequence MDLRALSEEIESISRRYADHLGIERDDTWFLLKLQEEVGELTQAFLMLTGRARTKGRTGAELDADFRAELADVVCHVLLMARHHGVDLEDEITRKWLAWRRREGPASGGDGPGEIT encoded by the coding sequence ATGGACCTGCGCGCGCTCTCCGAGGAGATCGAGTCCATCTCGCGGCGCTACGCCGATCACCTGGGCATCGAGCGTGACGACACGTGGTTCCTGCTCAAGCTGCAGGAGGAGGTCGGCGAGCTGACGCAGGCGTTCCTCATGCTCACCGGCAGGGCCAGGACGAAGGGGCGCACCGGGGCGGAGCTCGACGCCGACTTCCGGGCGGAGCTGGCCGACGTGGTGTGCCACGTGCTGCTCATGGCCCGCCATCACGGAGTGGACCTGGAGGACGAGATCACGCGGAAGTGGCTGGCGTGGAGACGCCGGGAAGGGCCCGCCTCCGGCGGAGACGGGCCCGGGGAGATCACTTGA
- a CDS encoding sensor histidine kinase, which produces MTTAATLVAAVVFIGASALTLATVPENLYGTVHARVELAVRRVASEAQAGTLPRELKTPARVQLLRVLSPTGEVLASSTSFPQDARVTAFRPARPETVETMELDLARHPEEPRSHHLLMAMTVRSPRGLVTVQGASSLADVDTALMWIHLMVYLGTPLVLVIVALLTWAVVSYALRPVERVRAELAEITGQDLSRRVPVPPTGDEIADLAETTNHTLDRLERSAETQRRFVADASHELRSPISALRAQLEVANSYPDETDWPATGARALAAADRLTGIIDELLMLAKLDAGAVTPRRVVDLCLVAEEQIRRREGGRAPIFLHACAAAPVLGSPVQLDRLLTNLLDNAARHTASRIDVEVTVRGDQVVVTVTDDGDGIAPEDRERVFERFTRLESSRAKDKSGSGLGLPLSREIAVAHGGTLTVADHAPGARFVAVLPLHRT; this is translated from the coding sequence ATGACCACGGCCGCGACCCTGGTGGCCGCCGTCGTCTTCATCGGCGCGTCGGCTCTCACCCTGGCCACGGTGCCGGAGAACCTGTACGGGACCGTCCACGCCAGGGTGGAGCTGGCCGTGCGCCGGGTGGCGAGCGAGGCCCAGGCGGGAACCCTGCCCAGGGAGCTGAAGACGCCGGCCCGCGTCCAGCTTCTCCGCGTGCTCTCCCCGACCGGCGAGGTGCTCGCGAGCAGCACGTCCTTCCCGCAGGACGCGCGGGTCACCGCGTTCAGGCCGGCCAGGCCGGAGACGGTGGAGACCATGGAGCTGGACCTGGCGCGCCACCCCGAGGAGCCCAGGAGCCACCACCTGCTGATGGCCATGACGGTGCGCTCGCCGCGGGGGCTCGTGACCGTGCAGGGGGCCTCCTCGCTGGCCGACGTCGACACGGCGCTGATGTGGATCCACCTGATGGTCTACCTCGGCACGCCGCTCGTCCTGGTCATCGTCGCGCTCCTCACGTGGGCCGTGGTCAGCTACGCGCTGCGGCCGGTCGAGCGCGTACGCGCGGAGCTGGCCGAGATCACCGGCCAGGACCTGAGCAGGCGCGTCCCCGTGCCTCCCACCGGCGACGAGATCGCCGACCTGGCCGAGACCACCAACCACACGCTCGACCGCCTGGAGCGCTCGGCCGAGACCCAGCGGCGGTTCGTCGCCGACGCCTCGCACGAGTTGCGCAGCCCCATCTCCGCGCTGCGCGCCCAGCTGGAGGTGGCCAACAGCTACCCCGACGAGACGGACTGGCCGGCCACGGGCGCGCGGGCGCTGGCCGCCGCCGACCGGCTCACGGGCATCATCGACGAGCTGCTGATGCTGGCCAAGCTCGACGCGGGCGCGGTCACGCCGCGCCGGGTGGTGGACCTGTGCCTGGTGGCCGAGGAGCAGATCCGCCGCCGGGAGGGCGGCCGGGCGCCGATCTTCCTGCACGCCTGCGCGGCCGCCCCGGTCCTCGGCTCGCCCGTGCAGCTCGACCGCCTCCTGACGAACCTGCTCGACAACGCCGCCCGCCACACCGCGTCCAGGATCGACGTCGAGGTGACGGTACGGGGAGACCAGGTGGTGGTGACGGTCACCGACGACGGCGACGGCATCGCGCCGGAGGACAGGGAGCGGGTCTTCGAGCGGTTCACCCGGCTGGAGAGCTCCAGGGCCAAGGACAAGAGCGGCAGCGGCCTCGGCCTGCCGTTGTCGAGGGAGATCGCCGTGGCCCACGGCGGCACGCTGACGGTCGCCGACCACGCGCCCGGCGCCCGGTTCGTCGCCGTCCTGCCGCTGCACCGTACCTGA
- a CDS encoding NAD-dependent epimerase/dehydratase family protein: MKVLVLGGTGFVGRVVIDEALARGWEVTAFNRGSQEPPAGVTALRGDRSAPGGLAALERGEWDVVVDTWSWAPSAVRDSAALLAGRAGSYVYVSSRSAYAEPVPFGADESAPLVAASPDDGDGPYANNKAGGELGAVAAFGDRALLARAGLIIGPHENVGRLPWWLTRIARGGPVVAPGPADRGLQYIDARDLAGWCLEAGARGVGGAFNVVGPPGGTTMGELLQTCVKVTGSDAELRWIEEDRLLAAGAEPWVGLPFWLVGADYDFMHGGDVGKAVAAGLRLRPVAETVADTWAWLRGLGGKAPQRADRPLKGLDPELEARILAS, encoded by the coding sequence ATGAAGGTACTGGTGCTGGGCGGTACGGGGTTCGTGGGCCGGGTCGTCATCGACGAGGCGCTGGCGCGGGGCTGGGAGGTGACGGCGTTCAACCGGGGCAGCCAGGAGCCGCCCGCGGGGGTGACGGCGTTACGCGGTGACCGATCGGCGCCGGGCGGCCTGGCGGCGCTGGAGCGCGGCGAGTGGGACGTCGTGGTCGACACGTGGTCGTGGGCGCCCTCGGCCGTCAGGGACTCCGCCGCGCTGCTGGCCGGCCGGGCCGGCTCCTACGTGTACGTCTCCAGCAGGTCGGCCTACGCCGAGCCGGTGCCGTTCGGGGCCGACGAGAGCGCGCCCCTGGTGGCGGCCTCGCCCGACGACGGCGACGGCCCCTACGCGAACAACAAGGCGGGCGGCGAGCTGGGGGCCGTGGCCGCGTTCGGCGACCGGGCGCTGCTGGCCAGGGCGGGCCTGATCATCGGGCCGCACGAGAACGTGGGGCGGCTGCCGTGGTGGCTGACCAGGATCGCGCGTGGCGGCCCCGTGGTCGCGCCCGGTCCGGCGGACCGGGGCCTGCAGTACATCGACGCCCGCGACCTGGCCGGGTGGTGCCTGGAGGCGGGGGCGCGGGGCGTCGGCGGGGCGTTCAACGTGGTGGGGCCGCCCGGAGGCACGACGATGGGCGAGCTGCTCCAGACGTGCGTGAAGGTGACCGGCTCCGACGCCGAGCTGCGCTGGATCGAGGAGGATCGGCTGCTGGCGGCCGGGGCCGAGCCGTGGGTCGGGCTGCCGTTCTGGCTGGTGGGCGCCGACTACGACTTCATGCACGGCGGTGACGTCGGCAAGGCGGTGGCGGCCGGGCTGCGCCTGCGCCCGGTCGCGGAGACGGTGGCCGACACGTGGGCGTGGCTGCGCGGCCTCGGCGGGAAGGCACCCCAGCGGGCGGACCGGCCGCTCAAGGGCCTCGACCCGGAGCTGGAGGCCCGGATCCTGGCGTCATGA